A window from Musa acuminata AAA Group cultivar baxijiao chromosome BXJ3-10, Cavendish_Baxijiao_AAA, whole genome shotgun sequence encodes these proteins:
- the LOC135651726 gene encoding phosphoinositide phospholipase C 2-like isoform X4, producing the protein MTTYRVCFFFRRHYRAASGEAPEAIQEVFGQYSEGGVMREQELRRFMKEVQGESGAGVNDAIKESKYLKELQKKGLSVDEFYRYLFSDDNAAHPSSPGVYQDMTAPLSHYFIYTGHNSYLTGNQLCSDSSDVPIIKALRRGVRVIELDLWPNKRNNNVKVLHGRTLTHPVKFIKCLRSIKEYAFKSSPYPVIITLEDHLTPNLQAKAAKMLTETFGKILYTPMLESPEVFPSPEELKMRIMISTKPPKEYPESKTKMTSLATTTSHKVPTICGRLFYPITKFFIKEKEHEGQKADEEASSEEASDHEAITNDHELNEHYQEEDPEEGNGKPPIEYKRLIAIAAKKLQGDLTEALKIDPHKVTRLSLSEQALEKAASSHGTELIRFTQRNLLRIFPKGTRITSSNYKPLLGWMHGAQMVALNMQGYGQPLWLLHGMFKANGGCGYVKKPDILLNDNPDQLFDPKATLLPMKTLKVTVYTGDGWRFDYHKSHFDTCSPPDFYARVGIAGVPVDTTMEKTQTIKDCWTPVWDADFEFKLTVPELALLCIEVFEHDVSDQDDFAGQTCLPVWELRTGIRSVSLCDRKGRTLKSVKLLMRFDFIFH; encoded by the exons ATGACCACTTACAGAGTGTGCTTCTTCTTCCGGCGCCATTACCGAGCGGCGTCGGGCGAGGCGCCGGAGGCGATACAAGAGGTGTTCGGGCAGTACTCGGAGGGAGGGGTGATGCGGGAGCAGGAGCTCCGGCGCTTCATGAAGGAGGTGCAGGGGGAATCTGGAGCCGGCGTCAACGATGCCATCAAGGAGTCCAAGTACCTCAAAGAGTTGCAGAAGAAAGGGCTTTCCGTTGACGAATTCTACCGCTACCTCTTCTCCGACGACAACGCCGCTCACCCCTCTTCTCCCGGG GTCTACCAGGACATGACTGCCCCGCTCTCCCATTATTTCATATATACGGGCCATAATTCGTATTTAACAGGTAACCAACTCTGTAGCGATAGCAGTGATGTTCCAATCATAAAGGCTTTGCGAAGAGGGGTGAGAGTAATCGAATTGGATCTGTGGCCGAATAAAAGAAACAATAATGTGAAGGTTCTTCATGGGAG GACACTGACTCATCCCGTCAAATTTATTAAATGCTTGAGATCCATTAAGGAATATGCCTTTAAATCATCTCCATACCCAGTCATAATTACTCTTGAAGATCATTTAACTCCAAATCTTCAAGCAAAAGCAGCTAAG ATGTTAACTGAAACTTTTGGAAAAATACTGTATACTCCAATGTTGGAATCTCCAGAAGTATTTCCTTCACCGGAAGAgttaaagatgaggattatgatttccacTAAACCACCAAAAGAGTACCCTGAATCCAAGACAAAGATGACATCACTGGCAACGACAACAAGCCacaaagtcccaactatttgtggTCGGCTGTTTTATCCCATCACCAAGTTTTTT ATCAAGGAAAAAGAGCATGAAGGGCAAAAAGCAGATGAAGAAGCATCGAGTGAAGAAGCTTCGGATCATGAAGCCATAACTAATGAT CATGAACTAAATGAACATTATCAAGAAGAAGATCCTGAGGAGGGCAATGGAAAACCACCAATCGAATACAAGCGTCTAATAGCAATCGCAGCAAAGAAATTGCAGGGTGACTTAACCGAGGCACTGAAGATTGATCCTCATAAAGTTACACGTCTTAGCCTAAGTGAACAAGCACTTGAGAAAGCTGCATCATCCCATGGAACTGAACTTATTAG GTTCACTCAAAGAAACTTGTTAAGGATATTCCCAAAGGGCACACGTATTACTTCTTCTAATTACAAACCGTTGCTTGGTTGGATGCATGGAGCACAGATGGTTGCACTAAACATGCAG GGATATGGGCAACCACTCTGGTTGTTGCATGGTATGTTCAAAGCGAATGGAGGGTGCGGATATGTGAAGAAGCCAGATATACTGTTGAATGATAATCCAGATCAACTCTTTGATCCTAAAGCTACATTGCTACCGATGAAAACATTGAAG GTGACGGTATACACCGGGGACGGGTGGCGCTTTGATTACCATAAATCACATTTCGATACATGTTCACCACCAGATTTTTATGCAAGG GTGGGCATAGCTGGAGTCCCAGTTGATACAACAATGGAGAAAACACAAACAATCAAGGATTGTTGGACGCCGGTTTGGGATGCAGACTTTGAGTTCAAGTTGACTGTTCCAGAACTTGCTTTGCTTTGCATCGAAGTTTTCGAGCACGATGTGTCGGACCAGGATGACTTTGCTGGCCAGACTTGTCTGCCAGTGTGGGAATTAAGGACCGGGATCCGCTCTGTTAGTCTTTGCGACCGCAAGGGTCGGACCCTAAAATCTGTGAAGCTGCTAATGCGCTTTGATTTCATTTTCCATTGA
- the LOC135651727 gene encoding lipid phosphate phosphatase gamma-like — MRIIRRIHDQKVEHLPSFVPPSAAACRPPPADPVPRSRTVATGEMEDAPAAALKAVTLTHVRYPRGDSLGHFLAWVSLIPVFISFGGFISHFIFRRELQGLCFALGLIISQVINELIKSSIHQSRPSSMCAVLEVCDSHGWPSSHSQFMFFFSTYFSLLCLINGVGVSSPSSRRIISLLPWASAFLTLYSRVYLGYHTVPQVLAGSTLGLLLGAGWYWIVNTMLVDFFPAVEESAIGRFLYIKDSTHIPNVLKFEYDNARAARKKPAKD; from the exons atgagaattATTCGACGCATCCACGATCAAAAGGTCGAACACCTTCCTTCCTTCGTTCCGCCCTCGGCCGCCGCTTGCCGCCCGCCGCCCGCGGATCCAGTACCTCGCTCTCGTACCGTCGCCACTGGGGAAATGGAGGACGCACCGGCCGCGGCGCTGAAGGCGGTTACATTGACCCACGTCCGGTACCCGCGGGGCGACTCCCTGGGCCACTTCCTGGCGTGGGTGTCCCTGATCCCGGTCTTCATCAGCTTTGGTGGGTTCATCTCCCACTTCATCTTCCGGCGGGAGCTGCAGGGCCTCTGCTTCGCCCTCGGCCTCATTATCTCCCAGGTCATCAACGAGCTCATCAAATCCTCCATCCACCAGTCCCGCCCCTCGTCGATGTGCGCCGTCCTCGAGGTCTGCGACTCCCACGGTTGGCCCTCCAGCCACTCGCAGTTCATGTTCTTCTTTTCGACCTACTTTTCCCTCCTCTGCCTCATCAACGGCGTCGGCGTCTCCTCCCCTAGCTCTAGACGCATCATCTCCCTCCTCCCGTGGGCTTCCGCCTTCCTCACCCTCTACTCGCGCGTCTACCTCGGCTACCACACCGTCCCCCAG GTGCTCGCGGGATCGACGCTGGGGCTGCTGCTCGGGGCCGGGTGGTACTGGATCGTGAACACGATGCTGGTGGACTTCTTTCCGGCAGTGGAGGAGAGCGCGATCGGGAGATTCCTGTACATCAAGGACTCGACGCACATCCCGAACGTGCTCAAGTTCGAGTACGACAATGCAAGGGCTGCCAGGAAGAAACCAGCCAAGGATTGA
- the LOC135651726 gene encoding phosphoinositide phospholipase C 2-like isoform X1, with the protein MTTYRVCFFFRRHYRAASGEAPEAIQEVFGQYSEGGVMREQELRRFMKEVQGESGAGVNDAIKESKYLKELQKKGLSVDEFYRYLFSDDNAAHPSSPGVYQDMTAPLSHYFIYTGHNSYLTGNQLCSDSSDVPIIKALRRGVRVIELDLWPNKRNNNVKVLHGRTLTHPVKFIKCLRSIKEYAFKSSPYPVIITLEDHLTPNLQAKAAKMLTETFGKILYTPMLESPEVFPSPEELKMRIMISTKPPKEYPESKTKMTSLATTTSHKVPTICGRLFYPITKFFEKEHEGQKADEEASSEEASDHEAITNDHELNEHYQEEDPEEGNGKPPIEYKRLIAIAAKKLQGDLTEALKIDPHKVTRLSLSEQALEKAASSHGTELIRFTQRNLLRIFPKGTRITSSNYKPLLGWMHGAQMVALNMQGYGQPLWLLHGMFKANGGCGYVKKPDILLNDNPDQLFDPKATLLPMKTLKVTVYTGDGWRFDYHKSHFDTCSPPDFYARVGIAGVPVDTTMEKTQTIKDCWTPVWDADFEFKLTVPELALLCIEVFEHDVSDQDDFAGQTCLPVWELRTGIRSVSLCDRKGRTLKSVKLLMRFDFIFH; encoded by the exons ATGACCACTTACAGAGTGTGCTTCTTCTTCCGGCGCCATTACCGAGCGGCGTCGGGCGAGGCGCCGGAGGCGATACAAGAGGTGTTCGGGCAGTACTCGGAGGGAGGGGTGATGCGGGAGCAGGAGCTCCGGCGCTTCATGAAGGAGGTGCAGGGGGAATCTGGAGCCGGCGTCAACGATGCCATCAAGGAGTCCAAGTACCTCAAAGAGTTGCAGAAGAAAGGGCTTTCCGTTGACGAATTCTACCGCTACCTCTTCTCCGACGACAACGCCGCTCACCCCTCTTCTCCCGGG GTCTACCAGGACATGACTGCCCCGCTCTCCCATTATTTCATATATACGGGCCATAATTCGTATTTAACAGGTAACCAACTCTGTAGCGATAGCAGTGATGTTCCAATCATAAAGGCTTTGCGAAGAGGGGTGAGAGTAATCGAATTGGATCTGTGGCCGAATAAAAGAAACAATAATGTGAAGGTTCTTCATGGGAG GACACTGACTCATCCCGTCAAATTTATTAAATGCTTGAGATCCATTAAGGAATATGCCTTTAAATCATCTCCATACCCAGTCATAATTACTCTTGAAGATCATTTAACTCCAAATCTTCAAGCAAAAGCAGCTAAG ATGTTAACTGAAACTTTTGGAAAAATACTGTATACTCCAATGTTGGAATCTCCAGAAGTATTTCCTTCACCGGAAGAgttaaagatgaggattatgatttccacTAAACCACCAAAAGAGTACCCTGAATCCAAGACAAAGATGACATCACTGGCAACGACAACAAGCCacaaagtcccaactatttgtggTCGGCTGTTTTATCCCATCACCAAGTTTTTT GAAAAAGAGCATGAAGGGCAAAAAGCAGATGAAGAAGCATCGAGTGAAGAAGCTTCGGATCATGAAGCCATAACTAATGAT CATGAACTAAATGAACATTATCAAGAAGAAGATCCTGAGGAGGGCAATGGAAAACCACCAATCGAATACAAGCGTCTAATAGCAATCGCAGCAAAGAAATTGCAGGGTGACTTAACCGAGGCACTGAAGATTGATCCTCATAAAGTTACACGTCTTAGCCTAAGTGAACAAGCACTTGAGAAAGCTGCATCATCCCATGGAACTGAACTTATTAG GTTCACTCAAAGAAACTTGTTAAGGATATTCCCAAAGGGCACACGTATTACTTCTTCTAATTACAAACCGTTGCTTGGTTGGATGCATGGAGCACAGATGGTTGCACTAAACATGCAG GGATATGGGCAACCACTCTGGTTGTTGCATGGTATGTTCAAAGCGAATGGAGGGTGCGGATATGTGAAGAAGCCAGATATACTGTTGAATGATAATCCAGATCAACTCTTTGATCCTAAAGCTACATTGCTACCGATGAAAACATTGAAG GTGACGGTATACACCGGGGACGGGTGGCGCTTTGATTACCATAAATCACATTTCGATACATGTTCACCACCAGATTTTTATGCAAGG GTGGGCATAGCTGGAGTCCCAGTTGATACAACAATGGAGAAAACACAAACAATCAAGGATTGTTGGACGCCGGTTTGGGATGCAGACTTTGAGTTCAAGTTGACTGTTCCAGAACTTGCTTTGCTTTGCATCGAAGTTTTCGAGCACGATGTGTCGGACCAGGATGACTTTGCTGGCCAGACTTGTCTGCCAGTGTGGGAATTAAGGACCGGGATCCGCTCTGTTAGTCTTTGCGACCGCAAGGGTCGGACCCTAAAATCTGTGAAGCTGCTAATGCGCTTTGATTTCATTTTCCATTGA
- the LOC135651726 gene encoding phosphoinositide phospholipase C 2-like isoform X2, translating to MRKAGVRSRPPIGHLVYQDMTAPLSHYFIYTGHNSYLTGNQLCSDSSDVPIIKALRRGVRVIELDLWPNKRNNNVKVLHGRTLTHPVKFIKCLRSIKEYAFKSSPYPVIITLEDHLTPNLQAKAAKMLTETFGKILYTPMLESPEVFPSPEELKMRIMISTKPPKEYPESKTKMTSLATTTSHKVPTICGRLFYPITKFFIKEKEHEGQKADEEASSEEASDHEAITNDHELNEHYQEEDPEEGNGKPPIEYKRLIAIAAKKLQGDLTEALKIDPHKVTRLSLSEQALEKAASSHGTELIRFTQRNLLRIFPKGTRITSSNYKPLLGWMHGAQMVALNMQGYGQPLWLLHGMFKANGGCGYVKKPDILLNDNPDQLFDPKATLLPMKTLKVTVYTGDGWRFDYHKSHFDTCSPPDFYARVGIAGVPVDTTMEKTQTIKDCWTPVWDADFEFKLTVPELALLCIEVFEHDVSDQDDFAGQTCLPVWELRTGIRSVSLCDRKGRTLKSVKLLMRFDFIFH from the exons ATGCGGAAGGCAGGCGTGCGGTCGAGGCCGCCAATCGGCCACTTG GTCTACCAGGACATGACTGCCCCGCTCTCCCATTATTTCATATATACGGGCCATAATTCGTATTTAACAGGTAACCAACTCTGTAGCGATAGCAGTGATGTTCCAATCATAAAGGCTTTGCGAAGAGGGGTGAGAGTAATCGAATTGGATCTGTGGCCGAATAAAAGAAACAATAATGTGAAGGTTCTTCATGGGAG GACACTGACTCATCCCGTCAAATTTATTAAATGCTTGAGATCCATTAAGGAATATGCCTTTAAATCATCTCCATACCCAGTCATAATTACTCTTGAAGATCATTTAACTCCAAATCTTCAAGCAAAAGCAGCTAAG ATGTTAACTGAAACTTTTGGAAAAATACTGTATACTCCAATGTTGGAATCTCCAGAAGTATTTCCTTCACCGGAAGAgttaaagatgaggattatgatttccacTAAACCACCAAAAGAGTACCCTGAATCCAAGACAAAGATGACATCACTGGCAACGACAACAAGCCacaaagtcccaactatttgtggTCGGCTGTTTTATCCCATCACCAAGTTTTTT ATCAAGGAAAAAGAGCATGAAGGGCAAAAAGCAGATGAAGAAGCATCGAGTGAAGAAGCTTCGGATCATGAAGCCATAACTAATGAT CATGAACTAAATGAACATTATCAAGAAGAAGATCCTGAGGAGGGCAATGGAAAACCACCAATCGAATACAAGCGTCTAATAGCAATCGCAGCAAAGAAATTGCAGGGTGACTTAACCGAGGCACTGAAGATTGATCCTCATAAAGTTACACGTCTTAGCCTAAGTGAACAAGCACTTGAGAAAGCTGCATCATCCCATGGAACTGAACTTATTAG GTTCACTCAAAGAAACTTGTTAAGGATATTCCCAAAGGGCACACGTATTACTTCTTCTAATTACAAACCGTTGCTTGGTTGGATGCATGGAGCACAGATGGTTGCACTAAACATGCAG GGATATGGGCAACCACTCTGGTTGTTGCATGGTATGTTCAAAGCGAATGGAGGGTGCGGATATGTGAAGAAGCCAGATATACTGTTGAATGATAATCCAGATCAACTCTTTGATCCTAAAGCTACATTGCTACCGATGAAAACATTGAAG GTGACGGTATACACCGGGGACGGGTGGCGCTTTGATTACCATAAATCACATTTCGATACATGTTCACCACCAGATTTTTATGCAAGG GTGGGCATAGCTGGAGTCCCAGTTGATACAACAATGGAGAAAACACAAACAATCAAGGATTGTTGGACGCCGGTTTGGGATGCAGACTTTGAGTTCAAGTTGACTGTTCCAGAACTTGCTTTGCTTTGCATCGAAGTTTTCGAGCACGATGTGTCGGACCAGGATGACTTTGCTGGCCAGACTTGTCTGCCAGTGTGGGAATTAAGGACCGGGATCCGCTCTGTTAGTCTTTGCGACCGCAAGGGTCGGACCCTAAAATCTGTGAAGCTGCTAATGCGCTTTGATTTCATTTTCCATTGA
- the LOC135651726 gene encoding phosphoinositide phospholipase C 2-like isoform X3, with amino-acid sequence MPTSKVYQDMTAPLSHYFIYTGHNSYLTGNQLCSDSSDVPIIKALRRGVRVIELDLWPNKRNNNVKVLHGRTLTHPVKFIKCLRSIKEYAFKSSPYPVIITLEDHLTPNLQAKAAKMLTETFGKILYTPMLESPEVFPSPEELKMRIMISTKPPKEYPESKTKMTSLATTTSHKVPTICGRLFYPITKFFIKEKEHEGQKADEEASSEEASDHEAITNDHELNEHYQEEDPEEGNGKPPIEYKRLIAIAAKKLQGDLTEALKIDPHKVTRLSLSEQALEKAASSHGTELIRFTQRNLLRIFPKGTRITSSNYKPLLGWMHGAQMVALNMQGYGQPLWLLHGMFKANGGCGYVKKPDILLNDNPDQLFDPKATLLPMKTLKVTVYTGDGWRFDYHKSHFDTCSPPDFYARVGIAGVPVDTTMEKTQTIKDCWTPVWDADFEFKLTVPELALLCIEVFEHDVSDQDDFAGQTCLPVWELRTGIRSVSLCDRKGRTLKSVKLLMRFDFIFH; translated from the exons ATGCCTACATCGAAG GTCTACCAGGACATGACTGCCCCGCTCTCCCATTATTTCATATATACGGGCCATAATTCGTATTTAACAGGTAACCAACTCTGTAGCGATAGCAGTGATGTTCCAATCATAAAGGCTTTGCGAAGAGGGGTGAGAGTAATCGAATTGGATCTGTGGCCGAATAAAAGAAACAATAATGTGAAGGTTCTTCATGGGAG GACACTGACTCATCCCGTCAAATTTATTAAATGCTTGAGATCCATTAAGGAATATGCCTTTAAATCATCTCCATACCCAGTCATAATTACTCTTGAAGATCATTTAACTCCAAATCTTCAAGCAAAAGCAGCTAAG ATGTTAACTGAAACTTTTGGAAAAATACTGTATACTCCAATGTTGGAATCTCCAGAAGTATTTCCTTCACCGGAAGAgttaaagatgaggattatgatttccacTAAACCACCAAAAGAGTACCCTGAATCCAAGACAAAGATGACATCACTGGCAACGACAACAAGCCacaaagtcccaactatttgtggTCGGCTGTTTTATCCCATCACCAAGTTTTTT ATCAAGGAAAAAGAGCATGAAGGGCAAAAAGCAGATGAAGAAGCATCGAGTGAAGAAGCTTCGGATCATGAAGCCATAACTAATGAT CATGAACTAAATGAACATTATCAAGAAGAAGATCCTGAGGAGGGCAATGGAAAACCACCAATCGAATACAAGCGTCTAATAGCAATCGCAGCAAAGAAATTGCAGGGTGACTTAACCGAGGCACTGAAGATTGATCCTCATAAAGTTACACGTCTTAGCCTAAGTGAACAAGCACTTGAGAAAGCTGCATCATCCCATGGAACTGAACTTATTAG GTTCACTCAAAGAAACTTGTTAAGGATATTCCCAAAGGGCACACGTATTACTTCTTCTAATTACAAACCGTTGCTTGGTTGGATGCATGGAGCACAGATGGTTGCACTAAACATGCAG GGATATGGGCAACCACTCTGGTTGTTGCATGGTATGTTCAAAGCGAATGGAGGGTGCGGATATGTGAAGAAGCCAGATATACTGTTGAATGATAATCCAGATCAACTCTTTGATCCTAAAGCTACATTGCTACCGATGAAAACATTGAAG GTGACGGTATACACCGGGGACGGGTGGCGCTTTGATTACCATAAATCACATTTCGATACATGTTCACCACCAGATTTTTATGCAAGG GTGGGCATAGCTGGAGTCCCAGTTGATACAACAATGGAGAAAACACAAACAATCAAGGATTGTTGGACGCCGGTTTGGGATGCAGACTTTGAGTTCAAGTTGACTGTTCCAGAACTTGCTTTGCTTTGCATCGAAGTTTTCGAGCACGATGTGTCGGACCAGGATGACTTTGCTGGCCAGACTTGTCTGCCAGTGTGGGAATTAAGGACCGGGATCCGCTCTGTTAGTCTTTGCGACCGCAAGGGTCGGACCCTAAAATCTGTGAAGCTGCTAATGCGCTTTGATTTCATTTTCCATTGA